The window CTCTATCAGAAACTGAAACGGTACCGATCAGAAGTAAAAGACAACTATGCCTCACTGGAAACGAAAGACCTTGCCTGGCTACAGCTTTGGTTAAGGGGCATCATGATCTTTATCCTATTGGACATTACCCTAAGCCTGTTATCCATCATGGCGGAGGAATTGAATCAATTGATCTTCCTCAATATCACTTACTTATTCGGATTGGTCGTCTACATTGGTTATTCTGGCATTCAACAAACACCTGTGTTCATCTCAGTGTCCGGCCCGATCACATCGGAAACAAAGAAAAAGATCACCACCCCATATCAACCTGGCGCTGCTAAAAGTCCATTGGAACAACAACTCATTAATTTGTTTGAAGAGGAAAAGATCTATCTCAATGACAGCCTTTCATTAAATGATGTGGCTTCCGCACTGGAAGCATCTCCCAAGAAAATCACAGAATTGCTAAATGCGGAGATGAACACCAATTTTTATGCGCTTGTCAATCAATTCCGGGTAGAAGATTTCAAACGAAAGCTTGCTTCTTCAGAGGTACATCACAAAACATTCCTCGGTCTCGCATACGAGTCTGGTTTCAAATCCAAAGCCACCTTCAACAGAGCGTTCAAAGAAATTACCGGGATGACGCCAAAAGCTTATCAATCCGAACTGAGATAGTAAGGCAATCGCATTCAAGGTTTCCATATGATTGTCTTGAAGTAATTAAAACTATGCTCTTCTAATCCCCCCACAAGACCCCCTTAAAAGTGAGAATAGCGGTGTTTCAATTACTTCAGAATAAAATGCGTTTGTCGAGCTTTTAATAAGTCTCACTGACGCCAGTGAGTCGTTTGGGTGATGAAGGAAGCTTTGGTTTGCCTGAAAATTAAAGCAATTGTCACCTATGTTTTCATTCATGGCCGATACAGGCAAAACCGATTGGTGGAGGTTCGCCCTCACGTTTGTAATCGTAATCACCGGATATCTTGTAGGACAAATTCCCTTGCTCGCTGCACTTTATGCGAGAAAAGAAGCGCTCAGCATGTCCGAAGCAGATTTTGAAAGGCACTTCAACAATACAAACCTGGCTGCTTTCGAAATGGACCCTAATGTGTTGTTGATCTTGATGATGCTCCCCTTTGTGATCGGGTTCTTGTTGATCATTATGTCGATCAAATATATTCACCAACGAGAGATCAAAAGCCTATTCACCGGAAAGGAAGCTTTCGATTGGAAAAAATGCTTTTTTGGTTTCAGCATCTGGACGCTTTTGTCTGTACCTGCTATCTGGATCATGATCCCTGCCGATAACCTGACCTATCAATTAGAGTGGAGTAAATTTCTTCCGCTGTTGGCACTGGCGCTATTATTGGTTCCTATTCAGACCACCATGGAAGAGACTTTTTTTCGTGGCTATCTATTCCAGTCCTTGACAAGGGTCTTCAACAGTCCGATGTGGCCTTTTCTGATCATTGGGATTGGCTTTGCTTTGCTTCATGCATTCAATCCGGAATTTAGCGAAGGGTTTACCCGAATCATCTGGGCCTATCTCCTATTGAGTTTCTTTTTCGGTATCCTGCCTTTGTTAGATAATGGCCTGGAACTACCTATAGGCTTACATGCCGCCAACAATTTGGTCGTAGTGCTGTTCATAACCGCGGAAGGTGGTGCCTTTAGTACACCCGCTATTTTCAGCACT of the Cytophagales bacterium genome contains:
- a CDS encoding AraC family transcriptional regulator: MSDSIFSFIHFIATSGISITFFLIFLLLKKKDNQQVNLLLASILFCFLCLFLAYATLTAEVTTLSIPVMAFALTTPFALGPLLNFYVDNIYRQQKPVRRSFLLHLLPFFLSILLFSVPITTINWMNDQVTLENFPSYAIFIPVLGILSVIGYLRLLYQKLKRYRSEVKDNYASLETKDLAWLQLWLRGIMIFILLDITLSLLSIMAEELNQLIFLNITYLFGLVVYIGYSGIQQTPVFISVSGPITSETKKKITTPYQPGAAKSPLEQQLINLFEEEKIYLNDSLSLNDVASALEASPKKITELLNAEMNTNFYALVNQFRVEDFKRKLASSEVHHKTFLGLAYESGFKSKATFNRAFKEITGMTPKAYQSELR
- a CDS encoding type II CAAX endopeptidase family protein, with amino-acid sequence MFSFMADTGKTDWWRFALTFVIVITGYLVGQIPLLAALYARKEALSMSEADFERHFNNTNLAAFEMDPNVLLILMMLPFVIGFLLIIMSIKYIHQREIKSLFTGKEAFDWKKCFFGFSIWTLLSVPAIWIMIPADNLTYQLEWSKFLPLLALALLLVPIQTTMEETFFRGYLFQSLTRVFNSPMWPFLIIGIGFALLHAFNPEFSEGFTRIIWAYLLLSFFFGILPLLDNGLELPIGLHAANNLVVVLFITAEGGAFSTPAIFSTDLPTLVDVLPILLPTMIIVTFMILMFRYQWSFKGVFSRRLNKF